Sequence from the Amycolatopsis sp. NBC_00345 genome:
ACGGGGTGCTCGTGCCAGGGGAACCAGGTGCCGGCGGGCAGGTCGAGGTCCCCCAGCAGCATCGCGCCCACTTGACCGTCCAGCGACATGGCTTGGCAGCCTATCGCCTTACGGTCACGCGCGCGGCCTCCTAACGTGGGGGCCATGCCGATGAACCTGGTCCACCGCAAGCTCTGCAGCTCGGACAAGTGGGCCGCGATGATCGCCGAAGTGCTGCCGGCGTGGCTCGCGCGCTTCGACCTCGGCGACGACGTCCTCGAGATCGGCCCCGGCTTCGGCGCGACTACCACCGTGCTGCTGGACGTCGTGCCGAAGCTGACGGTGCTGGAGATCGACCACGCGTCCACCGAACTGCTGCGCGGCAAGTTCGGCGACCGGGCCGAGGTGGTGGAGGGCAGCGGCGCGGAGATGCCGTTCGACGCCGGGCGCTTCTCGGCCGTCGTGTGCTTCACGATGCTGCACCACGTGCCGACGGGCGCGCTGCAGGACGCGATCTTCGGCGAGGCCGCCCGGGTCCTGCGCCCCGGCGGCACCTACTGCGGCACGGACAGCCAGCTCGGTTTCCGCTTCCGCCTGCTGCACCTCGGCGACACGATGAACGTCATCGACCCGGCCGGCCTGCCGCAACGCCTGCGCACGGCGGGTTTCGAGCAGGTGGACGTCCAGCACAAGCCGAAGGAGCGGCTCGAGTTCTCGGCCGTCAAACCGGCAATTCAGGTCTTGTGAGCGGGCCGGAAGTCCGTCAAGGCCTCCTTACCCGCGTCCCACGCGGGTAAGGAGGCCTTGACGGCAAACTGGGTTAACGGTGTGGCTGGCGCGGCACGATCCGCGTGACCGGGCCGTCCGCGGACTTGCCCGCGCGGCTCAGCCAGCCCTCGACCTCAAGCCGGACCGCGGCGAGTGTCGGACGGCGGCGCGGCTCCGGGTCGAGTGACGCGCCGAGGATGCGGGCGTGCGCGGAACGCCGCGGCAGGTGCGTGACGGGATCGGCGCGCGCGGCGGCCATCAGCGCCGCCATCGGCGTCTCGCGGGTGCCGCGCGGGGGCTGGCCGGCCAGCGCGTAGCTGACCGTGGCGGCGAGCTGCCAGGCGTCCGAGGCCGGGCTGGCCGGCGCGCCCATCGCCTGTTCCGGCGCGACGAAGTCGGGCGTGCCGATCATCATGCCGGTGGCCGTCATCTTCGAGTCGCCCTGGCTGCGGGCGATGCCGAAGTCGATCAGGTGCGCCAGCCCGGCCGGGTCGAGGATCACGTTGGACGGCTTGATGTCGCGGTGCAGCACACCCTTCTCGTGGGCGGCGACGAGCGCGCCCGCCATCGTGGCCCACAGCCGTCCGGCGGCGACGTCGTCGAGCGGGCCCTGGCCGTCGACCACCTCGGCGAGCGGGCGGCCCTCCAGGTACTCCATCACCAGCGCGAGCCCGTCCGGCTCCTCGGCCAGGTCGTACACCTTCACGCAGTTCGGGTGGTTCACCACGGCGAGCGCGCGGGCCTCGCGCTGCATGCGCTCTTCCGTGTCGCGGTCCGGCGCGTGCGCGATTTTCAGCGCGACGGTGCGGTTCAGCTGGGTGTCCACGGCCTCCCAGACGGTGCCGAAGCCACCGTGGCCGAGCCGCCGGACGCGCCGGTAACGACTGCCGCCGGCGCCGCGCGAACCGGGCGGCGGCGGGACCGGGCCCGGCATCGCGGCCAGCCCCATCGCATCGGGCGCCGACGCGAGCGCCGTGGCCGGGTACTGCCGGTTCATCGGCGGCGGGGGCTTCGGGGGCAGCTGCTGAGGCGGCGGCTGCTGGGCGACCGGCGGCCGCTCGGGCTCGTGCCGCGGCTCCGGCCGGTTGATCACCGACCAAGGCGGCGGGCCGACCAGGCCCACCGGGATCAGGCCGAGCACGCTGAACGGCAGGAACCCGAGCCAGAAGTGCACGGCCGTGTTCGCCGACATCCCGACGCTCGCCAGCGCCATCACGACGAACGGGATCCAGAAGAACCGCGACGGCCACTTCGGCCCGCGCCGGAACGCGGTGCGCGCCTGCAGCATCACGAACAGCAGCGAGCCGACGGGCAGCACGGTGAACGCGAGCACGTACAGGCCGTAGGAAAGCTTGAGGCCCTTCGAGTAGAAGAGCGTCTCGAAGACGTTGCTGCCGCCGCCCAGGTACTTCCCCTGCGAGCCGTCGATGAAGCAGAACGACTTGCTCATCGTGGAGACCTCGGCGGGCGAAAGGCCGCCGGAGCCGCCCTGGCTGACCGAGCGGAAGGTCTCGGAGATGCCGTTCGACAGCAGCCACGGCAGCAGGAGCACGGTCACGAAGCCGATCACGC
This genomic interval carries:
- a CDS encoding class I SAM-dependent methyltransferase; the encoded protein is MPMNLVHRKLCSSDKWAAMIAEVLPAWLARFDLGDDVLEIGPGFGATTTVLLDVVPKLTVLEIDHASTELLRGKFGDRAEVVEGSGAEMPFDAGRFSAVVCFTMLHHVPTGALQDAIFGEAARVLRPGGTYCGTDSQLGFRFRLLHLGDTMNVIDPAGLPQRLRTAGFEQVDVQHKPKERLEFSAVKPAIQVL
- a CDS encoding serine/threonine-protein kinase, which translates into the protein MTGFASALLSLAHTLFGPDFCPGDWVWATTTAGALVALFPALGALVVAIIRKGTGNRYDATTLTVFGVIGFVTVLLLPWLLSNGISETFRSVSQGGSGGLSPAEVSTMSKSFCFIDGSQGKYLGGGSNVFETLFYSKGLKLSYGLYVLAFTVLPVGSLLFVMLQARTAFRRGPKWPSRFFWIPFVVMALASVGMSANTAVHFWLGFLPFSVLGLIPVGLVGPPPWSVINRPEPRHEPERPPVAQQPPPQQLPPKPPPPMNRQYPATALASAPDAMGLAAMPGPVPPPPGSRGAGGSRYRRVRRLGHGGFGTVWEAVDTQLNRTVALKIAHAPDRDTEERMQREARALAVVNHPNCVKVYDLAEEPDGLALVMEYLEGRPLAEVVDGQGPLDDVAAGRLWATMAGALVAAHEKGVLHRDIKPSNVILDPAGLAHLIDFGIARSQGDSKMTATGMMIGTPDFVAPEQAMGAPASPASDAWQLAATVSYALAGQPPRGTRETPMAALMAAARADPVTHLPRRSAHARILGASLDPEPRRRPTLAAVRLEVEGWLSRAGKSADGPVTRIVPRQPHR